A portion of the Saccharomyces paradoxus chromosome XV, complete sequence genome contains these proteins:
- the DIA2 gene encoding DNA-binding SCF ubiquitin ligase subunit DIA2 (Origin-binding F-box protein~similar to YOR080W) encodes MSSPGDAGVAIDSTVLKAIELGTRLFKSGEYLQAKRIFTNALRVCDSYSQEQIVRIRNAYQLDTARPDKKQLYHPRYLKILDNICACYEKLNDLKSCLSVSQRLLKLGPGNIKCYIRCTRTLIKLKDWKGAYKTCSRGLQLCDNDSPHLRQQKQFIKDNMVQKQDDKRKYIDPLEETKAVKRKKTSNVTQLRQPKKKIKDTSGKTDLVGNLPIEVLPIILQRFTSRELVMLSLVCNKWRDKILYHLDCFQEFNLTAITFKNFVKFMDFLQQNFTRTYRKYNLSQLKITSRITSEELRIAQLLFSKMPKCINFERLILSMPTLTTAQFIKLMVRESAGFFLELLELSLMITYRPDKQHEWEILQNCPLLKKIELIFVNSLVSISNRNNSIGSDSSFNMMTGDANMQTSAEDQDEQGIIQEKVIYNELEKITLICDKKKIKNFPLCRALSRGQFPLLQKLTVTGVTFPMNNQGIINFEWLLNFPNLKELWIEDNDNCELSRFLQLLKRSNVWRNLKKLTFRENKLYPIIDLDEDLPAANNDEMPSVLFYRENLQNLEMLDLMGTSMSGSALSRLCEQKYLDGEKLRSLNIGNCPNIQFPNNHVHTARMVLDVNSVLKRLSKLEEINLSHLSSLNDSTMKSFIINVPFLENLKRLDISHNFEITGISIYEFLKKFQLDHDNDTGGQPLTYLNIDGCSQVSHITVNMIRAQNLVTRVDCVYERDVWKQFGINSYSYS; translated from the coding sequence ATGTCTTCCCCAGGGGATGCAGGCGTGGCTATAGATTCCACCGTTCTGAAAGCAATTGAATTAGGAACGAGACTTTTTAAATCTGGAGAATATTTGCAAGCGAAAAGAATATTCACGAATGCTTTAAGAGTATGTGATTCTTACTCTCAGGAGCAAATTGTGCGCATCAGAAACGCGTATCAATTAGATACTGCGAGACCGGATAAGAAACAATTATATCATCCTAGATATTTAAAGATATTGGACAACATCTGTGCGTGCTACgaaaaattgaatgatttgaaaTCCTGCTTAAGCGTATCACAAAGGTTACTTAAGTTAGGACCAGGTAATATCAAATGCTATATACGATGTACAAGAACattgataaaattaaaagaCTGGAAGGGGGCCTATAAAACATGTTCTCGTGGACTGCAATTATGCGATAACGATAGTCCTCATTTAAgacaacaaaaacaattcATTAAAGACAACATGGTGCAAAAACAGGATGACAAGAGAAAGTATATAGATCCATTAGAAGAGACAAAAGCAgtaaagaggaaaaaaaccAGTAATGTTACACAATTGCGACaaccaaagaagaagataaaagaTACCAGCGGGAAAACTGATTTAGTTGGCAATTTACCGATAGAGGTGCTACCTATCATACTCCAAAGATTTACCAGTAGAGAACTCGTTATGCTGTCGTTAGTTTGTAACAAATGGAGAGACAAAATTTTATATCATTTAGACTGTTTCCAAGAATTTAATTTGACAGCAATcacttttaaaaattttgtaaaattcaTGGATTTTTTACAGCAGAATTTCACCAGGACATACAGAAAATACAATCTTTCACAACTGAAAATTACTTCCAGAATTACTTCCGAAGAGTTGCGAATAGCTCAACTGTTATTTAGTAAAATGCCAAAGTGTATAAACTTCGAACGGCTCATACTTTCAATGCCAACGCTAACTACAGCACAATTCATCAAGTTGATGGTTAGAGAAAGCGCaggcttttttttagaattgCTGGAATTATCTCTCATGATAACTTATAGGCCTGATAAACAACATGAATGGGAGATACTCCAGAATTGTCCtctgttgaaaaaaatagaattaATTTTTGTGAATTCATTGGTATCCATCTCCAACAGAAATAATAGCATTGGAAGCGATAGCAGTTTCAATATGATGACCGGTGATGCCAATATGCAGACGTCCGCTGAAGATCAAGATGAACAAGGGATcatacaagaaaaagttatttATAATGAGCTAGAAAAGATAACGTTGATATGtgacaagaagaaaattaagAATTTCCCACTTTGCCGTGCTCTATCAAGAGGCCAGTTTCCTTTATTGCAGAAACTGACAGTAACCGGTGTAACATTTCCCATGAATAATCAAGGCATAATAAACTTTGAATGGTTATTGAACTTCCCAAACCTAAAAGAACTATGGATAGAAGATAACGATAACTGTGAACTTAGCAGGTTTCTGCAATTGTTGAAACGTTCAAATGTCTGGAGAAACTTGAAGAAGTTGACCTTTAGAGAGAACAAACTATATCCAATTATTGATTTAGATGAAGATTTACCCGCTGCTAATAACGATGAGATGCCATCCGTTCTATTCTACAGGGAGAATCTCCAAAACCTGGAAATGTTGGATCTAATGGGGACGTCAATGAGTGGTTCTGCGTTGAGTAGATTATGCGAACAGAAGTATCTGGATGGTGAGAAGTTAAGAAGTTTAAACATTGGGAACTGTCCCAACATCCAATTCCCAAATAATCATGTCCACACAGCAAGGATGGTATTGGATGTGAATTCAGTTTTAAAGAGACTCTCCAAATTAGAAGAGATTAATTTATCACACCTTAGCTCCTTGAATGATAGTACGATGAAgtcattcattatcaatgtaccatttttggaaaatttgaaaaggctTGATATTTCGcacaattttgaaatcacAGGAATATCAATATAcgaatttttaaaaaaatttcagttGGATCACGACAACGACACAGGAGGTCAGCCACTGACATATTTAAATATCGACGGCTGTTCTCAAGTGTCCCATATCACAGTTAATATGATCCGAGCCCAGAACTTGGTTACTCGAGTGGATTGTGTTTATGAAAGGGACGTATGGAAACAATTTGGAATTAATTCATATTCGTACTCATAG